From Bacillus sp. Bos-x628, the proteins below share one genomic window:
- the hemC gene encoding hydroxymethylbilane synthase produces MRTIKVGSRRSKLAMTQTKWVIQKLSELNPSYSFEIKEIVTKGDQILDVTLSKVGGKGLFVKEIEQAMLNHDIDMAVHSMKDMPATLPKGLVIGCIPEREDVRDALISKHHQRLHELPKGAVIGTSSLRRSAQLLQERPDLKMKWIRGNIDTRLEKLKNEEYDAIILAAAGLSRMGWSKEVVTEFLSTETCLPAVGQGALSIECRSNDEELLQLLAQFTNEYTKKTVLAERAFLKQMDGSCQVPIAGYATMNKRDEIELTGLVASADGHTIIRGTVTGTDPEAVGVACANQMADKGAKDLIDKAKKDLSSK; encoded by the coding sequence ATGCGTACAATTAAAGTAGGTTCTAGACGAAGCAAGCTTGCAATGACACAGACAAAATGGGTCATTCAAAAGCTGTCTGAATTAAACCCTTCTTATTCTTTTGAAATAAAAGAAATTGTCACAAAGGGTGATCAAATTCTAGATGTGACCTTATCAAAGGTTGGCGGAAAAGGGCTGTTTGTGAAAGAGATTGAACAGGCAATGTTAAATCATGACATTGATATGGCTGTTCATAGTATGAAGGATATGCCGGCTACCTTACCTAAGGGTCTAGTCATTGGCTGTATTCCTGAGCGTGAAGATGTGCGGGACGCACTCATTTCAAAGCATCATCAGCGTCTTCATGAATTGCCGAAGGGAGCAGTGATTGGAACGAGCAGTTTGAGGCGGAGTGCTCAGCTTCTTCAGGAAAGACCTGATCTTAAGATGAAATGGATTCGTGGAAACATTGATACAAGACTTGAAAAGTTAAAAAATGAAGAATACGATGCGATTATTCTGGCTGCTGCTGGCCTTTCTCGGATGGGGTGGAGCAAAGAGGTTGTTACAGAATTTTTATCAACTGAGACTTGCCTGCCGGCTGTTGGACAAGGTGCGCTGTCAATTGAATGCCGCAGTAATGATGAAGAGTTATTGCAGCTCCTTGCTCAATTTACAAATGAATATACAAAGAAGACTGTACTAGCTGAGAGGGCCTTCCTCAAGCAAATGGACGGTAGCTGCCAAGTACCGATTGCCGGTTATGCCACCATGAATAAACGTGATGAAATTGAACTAACTGGACTTGTTGCTTCTGCTGACGGTCATACTATTATTCGGGGAACAGTGACTGGTACGGACCCTGAAGCGGTTGGAGTAGCATGTGCAAATCAAATGGCTGATAAGGGAGCAAAGGATTTAATCGACAAAGCGAAAAAGGATTTGTCCTCCAAATGA
- the hemA gene encoding glutamyl-tRNA reductase produces the protein MHILVVGLDYKTAPVEIREQLNFEPSELGAAMSKLKEEKSILENIVISTCNRTEIYAVVDQLHTGRFYIKRFLADWFGLEKEDVSPYLKFYENDGAVEHLFRVACGLDSMVIGETQILGQVRSSFKIAQEEKTIGTVFNYLFKQAVTVAKRSHAETDIASNAVSVSYAAVELAKKIFGHLSDKHVLVIGAGKMGELAAQNLQGQGIGQVTVINRTYEKAKELANRFSGEPKSLNQLEKTLSEADILISSTGAKQFVITKEMVESANKKRKGRPLFLVDIAVPRDLDPAISEVEGAFLYDIDDLEGIVAANLKERRAVAEQVELLIEAEIVEFKQWLNTLGVVPIISALREKALTIQADTMQSIERKLPNLTHREMKLLNKHTKSIINQMLKDPILKAKEIAGEPNAEEKLLLFKEIFDLQVEEEEQKIEPVQVEQGSFQLFKSNMAQGFATIASE, from the coding sequence ATGCATATACTTGTTGTGGGTTTAGATTATAAAACAGCCCCTGTTGAGATACGGGAACAGCTGAATTTTGAGCCGAGTGAACTTGGTGCAGCGATGTCCAAGCTTAAAGAAGAAAAAAGCATTCTGGAAAATATCGTTATCTCAACATGTAATCGGACAGAGATTTATGCGGTTGTGGATCAGCTTCATACTGGTCGATTTTATATAAAAAGATTTTTAGCTGATTGGTTCGGCTTAGAAAAAGAAGATGTCTCACCATATTTGAAGTTTTATGAAAACGATGGCGCGGTCGAGCATTTATTCCGAGTGGCATGTGGACTTGATTCAATGGTCATTGGTGAAACACAAATACTTGGTCAAGTGCGTTCCAGCTTTAAAATAGCTCAAGAGGAGAAAACCATTGGAACCGTTTTCAACTATTTATTTAAGCAGGCTGTTACGGTAGCTAAACGTTCTCATGCGGAAACAGATATTGCTTCTAATGCAGTTTCTGTCAGCTATGCGGCTGTCGAACTTGCCAAAAAAATCTTTGGACATCTTTCTGATAAGCATGTCCTTGTTATTGGTGCGGGAAAAATGGGCGAGCTGGCGGCACAAAACCTTCAAGGACAAGGGATTGGTCAAGTCACTGTCATTAATCGAACGTATGAGAAGGCAAAGGAGCTGGCTAATCGTTTTTCAGGAGAACCTAAGAGCTTAAATCAATTGGAAAAGACATTATCAGAAGCAGATATATTAATTAGCTCCACTGGTGCGAAACAATTTGTCATTACGAAAGAAATGGTAGAGAGTGCGAATAAAAAGCGGAAAGGCAGACCGCTATTTTTGGTGGATATTGCAGTGCCCCGTGATTTAGATCCAGCCATTTCTGAAGTGGAAGGTGCTTTTTTGTATGACATTGATGACCTTGAAGGCATCGTGGCAGCCAATTTAAAGGAACGCCGTGCAGTTGCTGAGCAGGTTGAATTGCTGATCGAAGCGGAAATCGTAGAATTTAAGCAATGGCTCAATACGCTTGGGGTTGTTCCTATCATTTCTGCATTAAGAGAAAAGGCACTGACCATTCAAGCAGATACGATGCAAAGCATTGAACGTAAGCTTCCGAATCTCACACATCGTGAAATGAAACTGTTAAATAAACATACGAAAAGTATTATCAATCAAATGCTGAAAGATCCGATTTTAAAGGCTAAGGAAATTGCTGGGGAGCCGAATGCAGAGGAAAAACTTTTACTCTTCAAAGAAATTTTTGACTTACAGGTTGAAGAAGAAGAGCAAAAGATAGAGCCTGTGCAGGTGGAACAAGGATCATTTCAGCTATTCAAATCAAATATGGCGCAAGGCTTTGCTACGATTGCCAGTGAGTGA
- the lonB gene encoding ATP-dependent protease LonB produces the protein MSWTGIVLFIQLFFGIVIGLYFWNLLRNQRTQKVTIDKESKKEMEALRKMRSIKLSEPLSERVRPKGFQDIVGQEDGIRALKAALCGPNPQHVIIYGPPGVGKTAAARLVMEEAKRHADSPFKKDAVFVELDATTARFDERGIADPLIGSVHDPIYQGAGAMGQAGIPQPKQGAVTHAHGGVLFIDEIGELHPIQMNKMLKVLEDRKVFLDSAYYSEENTQIPNHIHDIFQNGLPADFRLIGATTRTPDEIPPAIRSRCLEIFFKDLDQHELKIVAAKAVQKIEKELCDEGLNLLTSYVKNGREAVNMVQIAAGMAVTENRKEITMADVEWVIHSSQLTPRYEQKVPEKPKVGVVNGLAVYGPNSGALLEIEVNICKALEKGSINITGIAEEESIGNQSKSIRRKSMAKGSVENVLTVLRTLGIRTHEYDIHINFPGGAPIDGPSAGIAMATAIFSAIHQIPIDHLTAMTGEIGLQGQVKPIGGVIPKIKAAKQAGAKTVIIPYDNQQSILKEIEGVTIVPVKHFQEVLDQCLVNPPDEKKDGLEEEMRRKSV, from the coding sequence TGGAACTTACTACGTAATCAGCGAACACAAAAGGTGACGATAGACAAAGAATCAAAGAAAGAAATGGAAGCACTCAGAAAGATGCGTTCCATTAAGTTGAGTGAGCCTTTGTCAGAGAGAGTCCGGCCAAAGGGGTTTCAAGATATTGTCGGTCAAGAAGATGGAATTCGTGCGTTAAAAGCGGCTTTATGCGGTCCCAACCCGCAGCATGTCATCATTTATGGACCTCCAGGTGTTGGGAAAACAGCTGCTGCCCGTCTTGTAATGGAAGAGGCGAAGCGACACGCCGATTCGCCGTTTAAAAAGGACGCAGTTTTTGTAGAGTTGGATGCGACAACGGCTCGCTTTGATGAACGAGGTATTGCAGACCCACTGATCGGCTCAGTTCATGACCCCATTTACCAAGGCGCAGGGGCAATGGGTCAAGCGGGAATTCCGCAACCAAAGCAAGGGGCGGTGACACATGCTCATGGTGGTGTCCTGTTTATTGATGAAATTGGTGAACTGCATCCGATCCAGATGAACAAAATGCTCAAAGTGCTCGAGGATCGTAAGGTGTTTCTAGACAGTGCTTATTATAGTGAAGAAAATACACAAATTCCTAATCATATTCATGACATTTTTCAAAATGGACTGCCTGCTGATTTTAGATTGATTGGGGCCACCACGAGAACGCCAGATGAGATACCGCCAGCCATTAGATCAAGATGTTTGGAAATCTTCTTTAAGGACCTCGATCAGCATGAGCTGAAAATTGTAGCAGCGAAGGCTGTCCAAAAAATCGAAAAGGAATTATGTGATGAAGGACTTAACCTCTTAACTTCCTACGTGAAAAATGGACGTGAAGCGGTCAATATGGTGCAAATTGCTGCTGGAATGGCTGTCACTGAAAACCGTAAAGAAATTACAATGGCTGATGTAGAATGGGTGATTCATTCAAGTCAGCTAACTCCAAGATATGAACAAAAAGTACCGGAAAAACCAAAGGTCGGCGTTGTCAATGGTCTTGCTGTATATGGACCAAACAGCGGGGCACTGCTTGAGATTGAAGTGAATATTTGTAAGGCACTTGAAAAAGGCAGTATCAATATCACAGGTATCGCGGAAGAAGAAAGTATTGGAAATCAGTCGAAATCAATAAGACGAAAAAGCATGGCCAAAGGGTCTGTAGAGAATGTATTAACAGTGCTTAGGACTTTAGGCATTCGTACACATGAGTATGATATCCACATTAATTTTCCAGGCGGTGCTCCCATTGATGGACCGTCTGCTGGAATTGCAATGGCGACAGCTATATTCTCTGCCATCCACCAAATCCCTATTGATCATCTAACAGCTATGACTGGAGAAATTGGTTTGCAAGGTCAGGTGAAGCCGATCGGTGGTGTGATACCAAAGATTAAAGCAGCAAAACAAGCTGGAGCAAAAACAGTGATTATCCCTTATGACAACCAGCAATCAATCTTAAAAGAGATTGAAGGCGTCACCATTGTACCTGTGAAGCATTTCCAAGAGGTGCTAGATCAATGTTTGGTGAACCCACCAGACGAGAAGAAAGATGGATTGGAAGAAGAAATGAGAAGAAAATCTGTTTAA
- the lon gene encoding endopeptidase La — protein sequence MADEIKKNVPLLPLRGLLVYPTMVLHLDVGREKSVQALEQAMMNDHMIFLATQREISIDEPGEEEIFKIGTYTKIKQMLKLPNGTIRVLVEGLNRAQIESYVELEDYTSVDIKELAEEEIKDAEAEALMRTLLDHFDQYIKISKKISAETYATVTDIEEPGRMADIVVSHLPLKLKDKQEVLETVDVKKRLNRVINLIHNEKEVLEIEKKIGQRVKRSMERTQKEYYLREQMKAIQKELGDKEGKTGEVSTLMSKIEQSSMPDSVRETAIKELNRYEKIPSSSAESSVIRNYIDWLINLPWGIYTKDRLDLKLASKILDDEHHGLEKVKERVLEYLAVQKLTNSLKGPILCLAGPPGVGKTSLAKSIAKSLDRKFIRISLGGVRDESEIRGHRRTYVGAMPGRIIRGMSKAGTMNPVFLLDEIDKMSSDFRGDPSSAMLEVLDPEQNHNFSDHYIEETFDLSQVLFIATANNLATIPGPLRDRMEMITIAGYTEVEKAEIVKDHLLPKQLKQHGLKKANLQLREAAIYDIIRYYTREAGVRGLERQLAAICRKAARIIVTEDRKRITITEKNVSQYLGKRLYRYGQAETSDQVGVVTGLAYTTVGGDTLSIEVSLSPGKGKLLLTGKLGDVMRESAQAAFSYIRSRADELNIDPDFNEKHDIHIHVPEGAVPKDGPSAGITIATALVSALTGRPVSKEVGMTGEITLRGRVLPIGGLKEKALGAHRAGLKTIILPKDNEKDIEDIPESVREGLTFIPVSHLDEVLEKALVGEGR from the coding sequence ATGGCAGATGAAATCAAAAAGAATGTTCCGCTCCTTCCTTTGCGAGGTTTACTTGTCTATCCGACAATGGTCTTGCATTTAGACGTTGGACGGGAGAAGTCTGTTCAAGCATTAGAGCAGGCAATGATGAACGATCATATGATTTTTCTAGCAACACAGCGGGAAATTTCAATAGATGAACCAGGTGAAGAAGAAATTTTCAAAATCGGCACCTACACGAAAATAAAACAAATGCTCAAGTTGCCAAACGGAACGATTCGAGTGCTTGTTGAAGGCTTAAATCGAGCACAGATCGAATCATACGTTGAGTTAGAGGATTATACCTCGGTTGATATTAAAGAATTGGCAGAAGAAGAAATAAAGGACGCAGAAGCAGAAGCCCTCATGCGTACATTGTTAGATCACTTCGATCAGTACATAAAAATTTCAAAAAAAATCTCAGCTGAAACGTATGCAACGGTGACTGATATTGAAGAACCAGGAAGAATGGCAGACATCGTTGTTTCTCACTTGCCTTTGAAACTAAAGGACAAACAAGAGGTGCTTGAAACAGTAGATGTTAAAAAACGGTTAAATCGAGTAATTAACCTCATTCACAATGAAAAAGAAGTGCTTGAGATTGAAAAGAAAATTGGACAGAGGGTCAAACGTTCAATGGAAAGAACGCAAAAAGAGTATTATTTGCGTGAACAAATGAAAGCCATTCAAAAAGAACTGGGAGACAAAGAAGGGAAAACAGGCGAAGTCAGTACGCTAATGTCAAAAATCGAACAATCCAGCATGCCGGATTCTGTACGTGAGACGGCAATAAAAGAATTAAATCGTTATGAAAAAATCCCTTCAAGCTCTGCAGAGAGCTCTGTAATCCGAAATTATATTGATTGGCTCATCAACCTTCCGTGGGGGATATATACTAAAGACCGTCTTGACTTAAAGCTTGCGAGCAAGATTTTAGATGATGAGCATCATGGGTTAGAAAAAGTCAAAGAACGTGTGCTTGAATATCTCGCTGTTCAGAAATTAACGAATTCATTAAAAGGACCCATTCTTTGCTTGGCAGGACCTCCAGGTGTTGGGAAAACGTCACTTGCAAAATCGATTGCAAAATCACTTGATCGAAAGTTTATCCGTATTTCTCTCGGTGGTGTGCGTGATGAATCAGAGATTCGGGGTCATAGAAGAACGTATGTAGGTGCGATGCCAGGGCGCATTATACGTGGAATGAGTAAGGCTGGAACGATGAATCCGGTGTTTCTCTTAGATGAAATTGATAAGATGTCATCGGACTTTAGAGGAGATCCTTCTTCTGCCATGCTTGAAGTGTTAGACCCAGAGCAAAACCATAACTTTAGTGATCATTACATTGAAGAAACATTTGATCTGTCTCAAGTGTTATTTATCGCTACTGCCAACAATCTAGCAACTATTCCGGGTCCACTTCGTGATAGAATGGAGATGATCACGATTGCAGGGTATACAGAGGTTGAAAAAGCAGAGATTGTGAAAGATCATCTTCTGCCAAAGCAACTAAAGCAGCATGGATTAAAGAAAGCGAATTTGCAGCTTCGTGAAGCGGCGATTTACGATATCATTCGTTATTACACAAGAGAAGCAGGTGTACGCGGACTAGAGCGTCAGCTTGCAGCCATTTGCCGAAAAGCGGCAAGAATTATTGTGACAGAGGACCGCAAACGAATCACTATTACAGAAAAGAACGTATCTCAATATCTCGGCAAAAGACTCTATCGCTATGGACAGGCTGAAACGTCAGATCAAGTGGGGGTTGTCACAGGACTTGCGTATACCACAGTGGGTGGAGATACCTTATCCATTGAAGTATCGCTCTCACCAGGTAAAGGTAAGCTTCTGTTAACCGGTAAGCTTGGTGATGTCATGAGAGAGTCAGCACAGGCAGCATTCAGTTATATCCGTTCAAGGGCTGATGAACTAAATATTGATCCTGATTTTAACGAAAAACATGATATTCATATCCATGTTCCAGAAGGTGCGGTTCCAAAGGACGGTCCATCAGCTGGTATTACCATTGCGACGGCTCTTGTATCAGCACTCACGGGGCGACCTGTTTCAAAAGAGGTCGGAATGACAGGAGAAATTACGCTAAGAGGAAGAGTCCTTCCGATTGGCGGATTAAAAGAAAAAGCACTAGGTGCACATCGAGCAGGGCTTAAAACCATTATTCTTCCAAAGGATAACGAGAAGGATATTGAGGATATCCCTGAAAGTGTGCGAGAAGGTTTAACATTTATTCCGGTCTCGCATCTAGATGAGGTACTTGAGAAAGCGTTAGTAGGAGAGGGAAGATGA
- a CDS encoding uroporphyrinogen-III synthase, whose product MNTAKSLNGQTVLVTRNERQAGVFKQKIESLNGHAVLTSLIRFEPTLTKVKVEAFWKDLETSDWLVFTSVNGASFFLKYLQDHHLHMDLSHLKIAAVGEKTSAYLKQHGFKVDVVPKRFIAEELADALVEHVLPGEQVFVAKGHLSRDVVKHTLIPLGIEVKEWILYKTVKDEEGMAALKAALMEQSFDFITFTSSSTVHSFMHAMKADAARLAESDTSFVTIGPLTKEALLQYGIRSETPETYTIDGMLDLMCRLSERKLKH is encoded by the coding sequence ATGAACACAGCCAAATCGCTTAACGGACAGACGGTGCTTGTCACACGAAATGAACGTCAAGCAGGTGTGTTTAAGCAAAAGATTGAATCGCTTAACGGTCATGCGGTCTTAACATCTTTGATTCGCTTTGAGCCTACACTCACAAAAGTAAAAGTAGAGGCATTTTGGAAAGACTTAGAAACTAGTGATTGGCTAGTTTTCACGAGTGTGAATGGTGCATCTTTTTTCTTAAAATATCTACAAGACCATCATTTACATATGGACTTGTCTCACTTAAAAATCGCTGCTGTTGGTGAGAAGACGTCTGCTTATCTTAAGCAGCATGGCTTTAAGGTGGATGTTGTACCTAAACGATTTATAGCCGAAGAGCTAGCAGATGCCTTGGTTGAACATGTATTACCGGGAGAGCAGGTATTTGTTGCAAAAGGGCATTTGTCACGAGATGTGGTGAAACATACCCTTATTCCACTTGGGATTGAGGTCAAGGAATGGATTTTATATAAAACAGTCAAGGATGAGGAAGGAATGGCCGCTTTGAAAGCGGCCTTGATGGAGCAATCATTTGATTTTATTACATTCACAAGCTCCTCCACTGTCCATTCGTTTATGCATGCAATGAAAGCAGATGCAGCACGCTTGGCTGAATCTGATACAAGTTTTGTCACGATAGGTCCTCTCACAAAAGAGGCACTGCTTCAATACGGGATTCGATCTGAAACCCCAGAAACTTATACAATAGACGGGATGCTTGATTTGATGTGTCGTTTATCTGAAAGGAAGTTGAAACATTGA
- the yihA gene encoding ribosome biogenesis GTP-binding protein YihA/YsxC — translation MKVTKSDIVISAVKPEQYPSGGLPEIALAGRSNVGKSSFINSLINRKNLARTSSKPGKTQTLNFYIINDMLHFVDVPGYGFAKVSKTEREAWGRMIETYLTMREELKAVVQIVDLRHKPSVDDVNMYEFLKYYDLPVIVIATKADKIPKGKWEKHAKVVKQTLDIVPSDELILFSSETKKGKDEAWNAILAKINS, via the coding sequence ATGAAAGTAACAAAATCAGATATCGTCATTAGTGCGGTAAAACCAGAGCAATACCCAAGTGGTGGACTGCCTGAAATCGCTCTTGCAGGACGGTCAAATGTTGGGAAGTCCTCGTTTATTAATTCATTAATCAATCGTAAAAACTTAGCACGTACGTCTTCTAAACCGGGAAAGACACAAACGCTCAATTTTTACATTATTAATGATATGCTCCACTTTGTGGACGTTCCAGGCTATGGCTTTGCCAAAGTGTCAAAAACAGAGCGTGAAGCTTGGGGAAGAATGATTGAAACATACCTCACAATGCGTGAAGAACTAAAAGCTGTGGTGCAAATTGTGGATTTACGTCATAAGCCATCAGTAGATGATGTAAACATGTATGAATTCCTTAAGTATTATGATTTACCCGTAATTGTCATTGCGACAAAGGCGGATAAAATTCCAAAAGGCAAATGGGAGAAACATGCGAAAGTCGTCAAACAGACGCTGGACATTGTCCCATCGGATGAATTAATCCTTTTCTCTTCGGAAACAAAAAAGGGAAAAGATGAAGCGTGGAATGCGATCCTTGCGAAGATTAACAGCTAA
- the hemL gene encoding glutamate-1-semialdehyde 2,1-aminomutase — protein sequence MVRSYEKSKQAFKEAQQLMPGGVNSPVRAFKSVNTDPIFMERGKGANIYDIDGNKYIDYVLSWGPLILGHSHDRVVKSIQRVAEKGTSFGASTLVENELAKLVSERVPSIEVIRMVSSGTEATMSALRLARGYTGRNKIVKFEGCYHGHGDSLLIKAGSGVATLGLPDSPGVPEGIASNTITVPYNDLESIQVAFEEFGDDIAGVIVEPVAGNMGVVPPQEGFLQGLRDITEQYGALLIFDEVMTGFRVDYNCAQGYFGISPDLTCLGKVIGGGLPVGAYGGRADIMRHIAPSGPIYQAGTLSGNPLAMTAGLETLKQLTPESYEEFRRKGDMLEEGISKAAKASGIPLTFNRAGSMIGFFFTDEQVINYETAKTADLALFAEFYKEMADHGIFLPPSQFEGLFLSTAHTDEDIQYTIETVEKVFQKLRK from the coding sequence ATGGTACGCAGCTATGAAAAATCAAAACAAGCATTTAAGGAAGCGCAACAATTAATGCCTGGTGGTGTCAACAGCCCTGTTCGTGCATTTAAATCAGTGAATACAGATCCGATTTTTATGGAACGAGGCAAAGGCGCAAACATTTACGATATTGATGGAAATAAATACATTGATTATGTATTATCGTGGGGACCGCTCATTTTGGGACACAGTCATGACCGTGTTGTCAAAAGTATCCAGCGAGTAGCTGAAAAAGGTACAAGCTTTGGTGCTTCTACTTTAGTTGAAAATGAATTAGCTAAGCTTGTATCAGAACGTGTTCCTTCAATTGAGGTCATTCGCATGGTCAGCTCTGGAACAGAAGCAACCATGAGCGCGCTTCGTCTAGCACGTGGCTATACAGGTAGAAATAAAATTGTGAAATTTGAAGGCTGCTATCATGGACACGGTGATTCTTTACTCATTAAGGCTGGTTCAGGCGTCGCCACACTTGGTCTGCCGGATAGCCCTGGTGTACCTGAAGGAATTGCTAGCAATACCATTACGGTTCCTTATAATGATTTAGAAAGCATTCAAGTGGCATTTGAAGAATTTGGTGACGATATTGCAGGTGTCATCGTAGAGCCAGTTGCTGGTAATATGGGAGTTGTTCCACCTCAAGAAGGCTTTCTGCAAGGACTAAGAGATATCACAGAACAATACGGTGCTTTACTCATTTTTGACGAGGTCATGACAGGATTCCGCGTTGATTACAACTGTGCACAAGGCTACTTTGGTATCTCGCCTGATTTGACTTGTCTTGGAAAAGTAATCGGAGGTGGTCTTCCGGTAGGAGCTTACGGTGGAAGAGCGGATATTATGAGACACATTGCGCCAAGCGGGCCGATTTATCAAGCGGGTACCTTATCTGGTAATCCACTTGCAATGACAGCAGGTTTAGAAACGTTAAAACAGCTAACCCCAGAGTCTTATGAAGAGTTTAGACGCAAAGGTGATATGCTGGAAGAGGGAATTTCAAAAGCAGCCAAAGCGTCTGGAATTCCATTGACATTTAACCGCGCTGGCTCGATGATTGGCTTCTTCTTTACGGATGAACAAGTCATTAATTATGAAACGGCGAAAACGGCTGATCTTGCTTTGTTCGCTGAATTTTATAAGGAAATGGCTGATCATGGCATTTTCCTCCCGCCTTCTCAATTCGAAGGTCTGTTCTTATCTACCGCTCATACAGATGAGGACATTCAATATACCATTGAGACAGTGGAAAAGGTTTTTCAAAAATTACGTAAATAA
- the hemB gene encoding porphobilinogen synthase: MKFNRHRRLRTSAGMRELVKETFLKPSDFIYPIFFVEGENVRKEVPSMPGVYHISVDLVKEEVQELVDLGIKSIIVFGVPDHKDHVGSEAYHDHGIVQRATIEIKKHFPELVVIADTCLCQYTDHGHCGIVEGGEILNDESLQLLAKTAVSQARAGADIIAPSNMMDGFVVAIREALDEAGFIHVPVMSYAVKYASAFYGPFRDAAHSTPQFGDRKTYQMDPANRLEALREAQSDIEEGADFLIVKPSLSYLDIMRDVKNECTLPVVAYNVSGEYAMVKAAAQNGWISERELVLEMLTSMKRAGADLIITYHAKEAVKWLSE; this comes from the coding sequence ATGAAATTTAACAGACACCGTAGATTGCGTACAAGCGCAGGAATGAGAGAATTAGTAAAAGAAACCTTTTTAAAACCATCTGATTTCATTTATCCGATTTTCTTTGTCGAAGGAGAAAATGTACGAAAAGAAGTTCCTTCGATGCCAGGTGTGTATCACATTTCTGTTGATCTTGTGAAGGAAGAAGTGCAAGAGCTTGTGGATCTTGGTATCAAGTCCATCATTGTGTTTGGTGTACCAGATCATAAAGATCATGTTGGCAGTGAGGCTTATCACGATCATGGCATCGTTCAAAGGGCAACGATTGAGATCAAAAAACATTTCCCTGAGCTCGTCGTTATCGCAGATACTTGCTTATGCCAATATACAGATCATGGACATTGCGGAATCGTCGAAGGTGGCGAGATTTTAAATGATGAATCTCTTCAACTTTTAGCAAAAACGGCTGTTAGTCAAGCACGTGCAGGTGCTGATATCATTGCGCCTTCTAATATGATGGATGGTTTTGTTGTCGCAATCCGAGAGGCTCTTGATGAGGCTGGCTTTATTCATGTGCCCGTGATGTCATATGCGGTGAAATATGCAAGTGCTTTTTATGGTCCATTTCGTGATGCAGCGCACAGTACACCGCAGTTTGGGGATCGCAAAACGTATCAAATGGATCCTGCAAACCGTTTAGAAGCGTTAAGAGAAGCACAATCGGATATAGAAGAGGGCGCTGATTTTCTCATTGTCAAACCATCTCTATCTTATTTAGATATTATGCGTGATGTGAAAAATGAATGTACACTCCCTGTTGTGGCTTACAATGTAAGTGGAGAGTATGCAATGGTCAAAGCAGCTGCTCAAAATGGTTGGATTTCTGAAAGAGAGCTTGTGCTTGAAATGCTGACAAGTATGAAACGTGCTGGGGCAGATTTAATTATTACGTATCATGCAAAAGAAGCGGTAAAATGGCTCTCAGAATAA
- a CDS encoding cytochrome c biogenesis protein produces the protein MMETIVARLGEATILIYALSVLFYFIDFLQYNRKAGKIAFWLLSIVWLLQTAYMFYIMMATDRFPVLNVAEGLYFYTWVLVTLSLVLTKVLRVEFIVFFTNVIGFSMMAIHTFTPSHFHTAEIAGKLTSELLVIHITMAILSYGAFSLSFAFSLLYLFQYRLLKKKKWGKWLLRIEDLSKLDHMAYVLNIIGVPMLLLSLILGIIWAYISYDTLYWTDAKVLGSFIMLFLYGFYLYIRLVRNMQGKIVARWNVASFLVLMINYFLLGSLSTFHWFQ, from the coding sequence ATGATGGAAACCATTGTGGCGAGACTAGGCGAAGCGACGATTTTGATCTATGCACTAAGTGTTTTGTTCTATTTCATAGATTTTCTTCAATACAACCGGAAGGCTGGAAAAATAGCTTTCTGGTTGCTTTCTATTGTCTGGCTGCTGCAAACAGCCTACATGTTCTATATTATGATGGCAACAGACCGATTCCCTGTGTTGAATGTAGCAGAGGGGTTATATTTTTATACATGGGTGCTCGTGACACTTTCACTCGTGCTCACAAAAGTATTGCGTGTTGAATTTATTGTCTTTTTTACAAATGTGATTGGTTTTTCCATGATGGCCATTCACACATTCACACCATCTCATTTTCATACAGCCGAAATTGCGGGAAAGCTAACGTCAGAACTGCTCGTCATTCATATTACGATGGCTATTTTATCATACGGGGCCTTTTCACTTTCATTTGCTTTTTCATTGCTGTATCTCTTTCAATATCGCTTGCTGAAAAAGAAAAAATGGGGGAAATGGCTTCTTCGAATTGAAGACTTATCAAAGCTTGATCACATGGCGTATGTACTAAATATTATTGGAGTGCCAATGCTCTTGCTTAGTTTAATTCTTGGCATTATTTGGGCATATATCTCGTATGATACGTTGTACTGGACAGATGCGAAGGTGCTTGGTTCGTTTATTATGTTATTTTTATACGGCTTTTACTTATACATCAGATTGGTCAGAAATATGCAGGGCAAAATCGTGGCACGATGGAATGTCGCTTCATTTCTTGTGCTGATGATCAATTATTTTTTGCTTGGGAGCTTATCAACCTTTCATTGGTTTCAATAA